The bacterium genomic sequence ACATTCTGTAGGTCTCGATGTTAAAAAGCCGTATCTATCCGAATATGCAAATGGCATTCCCTTCTCAAACTCTTCCTCCATAAGGCGAGCATGACGGTATGCTTTCTCGATGCAACTACCGCCTAATGCAACTCGAAAACGAAGGTGGTCGAGCACATTGATGCTAACAAATTTGCTTTCATCCTCTGAGAGAAAAAGAGCGGTGCCATTTGGATAGTCTAGGAGTTCCATAGGTGCGCTAAAGCGTTCAATAAGAAATTTCCTATCTTCGCCGCGGAGTACATCTGTTTCTAAAAGTTTGAAATTACGAAGGGATTTTTCGAGATTATTAATCAAAGATCGACGAAAGCTTTTAAGTTCGGTTTCGCCAAGGCGATTTGGGAAGGCTTTATCGGCAATATTCCTAACATAACACGCCTCAGAAGCAATGACTACCTCGAAATTCTGACCGCCTGAGGAAAGCCATCTAGGTAGCCTTGGGGGGTATATCCTATCGATCAATTGCTATCCTTCTGCAACTTGAAAATTTCGTCCCTGAGTTCAGCGGCTTTCTCAAAATTCTCTTCAATAACAGCCTCAGAGAGTTTCCATTTGAGTTGCACGAGATCGAATGTTCTTTCTTTGCCGGGGCCTCTTCCTTTGTGGTATGTTGCCGAATGTATTCCCTTTAGTATGTCAGCAATGAATCTCTCGAATGCGGAGTAGCATTGTGGACAGCCAAAGAGGCCGGTTCTGAGGAACTGTGAGAAGCTGAGTTTACAGTTTGAGCAGAATATATCCTGCTTTTCGGCTTTAAATTTTATCGAGGAATTTTTGGCTTTTCGATTGAATTTAGCTTGTTCGGCAATGCCTGCCTTTCGAGCGCAATCCTGACATAAATACTGGATTATTTTTTCGCCTTTAACAATGATAACACATCGCACCTCACCCGGATTATCCTTACATATGTAGCACTTCTCCATTTATCAACTTTTCTAATTATCGATTTAAAAATAATTTTTTATCTTTTAATAAATACGAATGATCGGCCATTTTTGCAAGTTCTCTATTGTGAGTGGCTAAAACGACGGCGGTGCCAATGTTTCTTGATAATTTAATCAATAATTCTACCAGATGTTCCTCATTTTTTGAGTCTAGATTGCCGGTGGGTTCATCCGCAAGAATTAGCTTTGGCTTGTTAATGAGCGCTCGCGCAAGGGCAATTCTTTGTTGTTCTCCACCGGAAAGTTCATTTGGGAAATGGTTGGCTCGGTTAGATAATCCAATTTCGGATAAGATTTCATCGGCGCTTTTTTCCGCTGAGGTGCGGTTTGTTCCTGCTAGGAGCGCCGGTAATGAGATGTTTTCGCGGGCATCAAATTCCGGAAGAAGGTAGTGAAATTGGAAAATAAAACCAATTTCTGAGTTCCTGATTCTGGATAGTTGACTATCGGTGAGTTTCGAGATATCGAGCTTATTGAATAGGATGGTGCCCAAATCAGGTGTATCTAGAAATCCCAAGACATGTAAAAGCGTTGATTTACCGACGCCGGATTCACCGGTTATCGATACTACTTGACCGGCGAAAAGCTCGATCGAAAGGTCTTCGAGAACCTTGAGCTTCGAGCCAGCGCCTTCGCGATAGCTTTTACTGATATTTTCCGCTTTTAAAATCAATTCAGTTCATTATACAAAAATTAATTTCTTGCGCAAGCAACGATCTTTTTCGGTTTTTCTTTCCCAGGCTATTTATTGAGAGGCATGGATTTTAAATATTTAAACTTGATTTAATGACTATATTCTTGTATTAATCAAAGTTATAAGAGTTTTTTAAATATTGACGAGGTTATGTTATGCCGAAAATGGAAAATGGAACAAAAATAACGGGCATTTTAGACAAATTCTCACGTCCACAATTTATTTTTCTCATTGCACTTATCACTATTCCGCTATGTTATTTCATTTTCAATCCTCAACCGAGCCTTATAGATGATAATTTCCACTATATGAATCTTGCCCAGCAGTTGTATTCGGGGGAAGGTTATACAAGCCCTTATTCCATAGAAGCTATACCTGAAACCCATGTTGCGCCGGGATTTCCATTTATTCTATCTCTGATAATGAGGTTTGCTGGTAATGGTAAACCGATTATTGCCTTAAAGTTATTCAATAATATTTGTTATTTACTTGCGATTATTTTCTTGGCATTGGTTTTTGATAAACATCTCAAAGTCAATCGATGGGTGTCGTTTTTTTTCTCGATATTTATGGTCTTCAATGTCGAGATATCCAGATATGCTTCTATGGTTACGACTGAAGCTCCCTTTCTGCTTTTTTCAATTCTAACGATATTTTTATTCCTCGAGTATGCTCAGGAAAAGAAATTCTTGTATTTTCTTTTTGCGAGTCTCTCGACGGTTGCTGCTTTATATATAAGGATTCCGGGAGCACCACTGGCTGTAATATCCTTTATTTGGTTAATTTGGCGCAAGGATTATAAAAAAGCCGTTCTCTACGCAGTGATAGTGGGTGCGCTCGTTGGGATTTGGGTTTTTCCATTGCTTTTCTCAGGTGAGTTTAGGTATATGTCTCAACTCGGCAGGGGAGGGCTCGACACCTCTAAGTATGGAAGATTCGGTTCCTTCACATCGAGATATTTCCACCATTTATTTTCATACATATTCAAATACATTCCGTCGCTTTTTATTCCTCACCATCTGGTTTTTCTTCACCGAGGGTCCGAAATCAGCATATTCAGTTGGCTTGGCTTGATTCTTGGTATTCCGTTCACCGCATTTACTGTTTGGGGAACAGTAAGAACCTTCAGGGATAAGAAGAACAACCTCGTGACGCTTTACGCGGTTTTGTATTACCTAATTTATTCTGTTTTTGGTTCTCATGGCACTCGATATGCCAGTTATGCATTCCCATTTATATTTTATATCGCGATTTTGGGCTTTTGGGCTTTTCTGGAATGGGCGAAATTGAAAAGAGCTTGGAGGTTAGTAATTGCTACAGTCCTTTTGGGATTGATGGTTTTTTTAGAGGGCTTTCCTGCTTTCCTTTCAGATACCAAACTTACATCGGTTACACGGGCTTATTATAAACAGCATGGGTCAGAATACACCGAACTGGGACAACTATACAGGTATAAGCAAGAGTTATCAGTTTTGAAGATGCACAAAGCGTTTCGATGGTGTGCTAAGAATCTCCCCGAAGGCGATGTTATACTCGCTTCTCAATATAGAACTGCTCATTTTCTAACCGATCATCATGTTGTTGTGCCATTGCATGTGCAGAAATATTTTAAAGTAGGTTTCCGTGGTTTCATTGCCGATAAGAGTATAGCGGAAATAGATTCACTTGGAGAATGGGTTCTTGATAACAAGGCTACATATATTGTATTCGATCCAATATACAATATTTCCAGTTATTTTATAGCTCCCATGATGAGTCGTTATCAAGAATGCTTCGAAGAGATTTATAGGACGGAACAGCCTAAAACTATGATATTTTCTGTTGATACTACCTGTCTTAGGTCCTCGATTTCAAAGGGGAATCAGAAATACGTCGATTATTACAAGAGCCTATATAAAGCCAAGGTGGCTAAGAAAGAAAAGCAAATAGATTCCTTACTTGCATTGCGTGTCAATATCGATGAAGAAAGCGAAATTGCGAATATATGCCGAACTCATAGCTATTTGATCGACATGAAAAACCAAGAGGAAGCCCAAATGTTTTTCGAAGGGGCCCTTGTTCTTTTCCCGGATGATCCGGATTTATGGATGAATCGGGGTATAGATCTTAATCAAGCGGGAATGAATGATATGTCGATAATTGCCCTTGAAAAAGCGAAAGCTCTTGGCGCTGACGAGGCGGATTGCTATAATAATATAGCTACAGCCTATGCAAATTTGAAGGATTATGATAATTCCCGCGAGAATTTTGAAATGGCGGCTAAGCTCGAACCCAATGATCCATTGATATTCCGAAATCTTTTCTCGGTTATGGTTTATCAAGGGGATCTTCAGTCTGCGGAAAAGCTTATTAACGAGCAACTTGCTCGAACCGATGTCGATTCATCCTTTGTTGAACAAATTAGGGCTATGCAGACACAATATCAAAACTGGAAAGCCAATAAACCAACAAGATAAAGAGTAAAGGCCATGTATCGCGGGAAAAATCGCCGTTGTGATCCCGGCATTTAATGAGGAAAGGCAAAATGGTAAAAAAGATCGATAAAATAATCGACTCGATCGTGCCGATTCTCGCGAGGAATAACGCCCGCCGCGCCGCCCTTTTCGGCTCGGTTATCTCCGACAATTTCGACGAACAAAGCGATGTCGATATCCTCGTCGAGCTCGACGATTCCCTGAGCCTTCTCGATTATATCGGAATAATAATCGAGCTGGAAGACAAGCTCGGACGCAAGGTCGATCTTGTCGAATACGACACAATTAAACCCGCTCTGAAAGACGAAATCGAACGAAGCGCGTTGAGGATATTATGACGAAGCGAAACGAAGTATATTTCAAGGACATCATCGAGAGCATAGATATAATAAAAGACTATACTAAAGGTAAAAATATTAACGATTTTTCCAACAATCAACTTTTACAAGACGGCGTGATAAGACGCCTTGAAATAATCGGTGAGGCCGTTAAAAAAATCGACCCGAACCTGAAAAAAGAATGCCCGAATATCAAATGGCGGCAAATAGCCGGAATGAGAGATGTCCTGATTCACGATTATTTCGGGGTCAACATTAAACGAGTTTGGAATGTAATCGAGTCCGATCTCGATAACCTAAAAAACGAACTCCTATCGATTATGAAAGAAATTTAACTATGTATCGCGACAAGAAAATCGCAGTTATTATATGAGGAAAAGCTCATAGCCAGAACTATCGAGACTTTGCCGGATTTCGATACGGAAATAAGATGGCGAAGGTGCGGAATTAGCTATAAATTTAATAGTTTGGGTTAAATAGAACCCATTGAGATGGAGTAATCATGTCTGTTGAACTCAAGGAAGAAGCGAAATCACTTATCGATCAATTAGACGATATATATGTCAGAGAAATGATGGATTTCATGTTATGGCTTAAAGACCGGAAGGAATGGGAAGCGACCTACGAAATAATGTCGATTACCGGGGCCGAAAGTAAATTTAGGGAGGGATTATCCGCGCTGGACAAGGGAGACAAGATTTTGCTTACTCAATTTGAGAATGAGTAATTTCAAATACGAAATATTTCTCTCCAGACCTGCCGAGAAGGATTTATGCGCTCTTCCTAATAAAGATAGGTCTCGAATTATTAACGCGCTGGGAGTTTTTGAAAAAATCCTTTTTTTGGCCCGAATATCCGCAAACTCAAGGGGCAATTTGAAGGTTCGTTTCGACTTAGAATGGGTAAATACAGGATCATTTATCGGATAATCGAAAGAGAAAAAACCGTCGAGGTTATTATGATAATCCACCGAGGCAAAGGATATTAATTCATGTTCCGCGATAAAAAAATAGCAGTTGTGATTCCCGCGTATAACGAGGAAAGGCTCATAGCTAAGACTATCGAGACCTTGCCGGATTTCGTCGATAAGATAATCGTCGTCGACGACAAAAGCAAAGACAAGACGGCGGAAATCGTCGAGCGAATAGTGAATGGCGACGAGCGAGTTATCCTGCTTAAACACGAGAAGAACCGGGGCAACGGCACCGCGAGAGCGACAGGATTTAAAAAATGTCTCGAACTCGACATCGATATCGTTGTTACGTTGGACGGCGATAACCAGATGGACCCGGACGACATGGCGGCTCTTCTCGATCCGATCGTCGATGGTCGTGCCGATTTCACAAAGGGCAACCGCCTCGTCACCGGCGAGGCATGGAAGAAGATCCCGCACATTAGGTATCTCGGCAATTCCGCATTAACTTTTATGACCAAGATCGCCAGCGGATATTGGCAGGTTACAGATTCGCAATGCGGATATACCGCCGCGACAATCAAAGTCTATAAAACTATTCCGTTGGATAAAATTTATTCCGATTACGGTGTTTTCAACGATTTACTCGTTACGTTGAATATCTTTAATTTTCGCGTTATGGATGTGCCGGTTGCGCCGATTTACGGCATCGGCGAGAAAAGCGGAATGAAACTGCGTAAGGTGCTTTTCTATATGCCTTTTCTCATGCTTAAACTTTTCATTCGCAGAATGGTGCAGAAATATATCATCCGGGATTTCCACCCGCTGATCTTCTTTTATGCCTTCGGGGGATTCCTGTTTCTGCTGGATATCCCGCTTATCGTGCGCCTTCTTTATTATTGGATAATTACGACGCACATCCCGAAGATTAACGCGCTCGCGATACTCTTCTGCACATTCATGGGGATGCAGTCGATCCTTTTTGCCATGCTGTTCGACATGGAAGCCAACCGGGAATTGAAAGGGTAAAAAGATAGCAATATATCAAATATCCTTATAATGAGATAAACTAAAGGTAGTATTTATGGAATATGCAATAGCACTGAAAAAGACAGATGATGGTTATTCTGTTTGGGTTCCGGGACTTCCCGGATGCTGGTCTCAGGGGAAAACCCGCGAAGAGGCGGTTTTTAATATAAAGGACGCTATCGCACTTTATATTGAGGTCGCGAGGGAACTTGCAGGCAGTGAAGCCGAAATGATCGAGGTGGCTATTGCCTAAACTGCCCGGGATTTCTCATATTCGAGCAGTGAAAGTATTCGAGAAAATCGGTTTCCGTATCATGCGGCGGAAAAAGCACATTGTGATGACCGACGGAAAGCGGATTCTCGTTATCCCGCGAGCAAACCCGATAAACTCTTTCACTATGGCAGGTATCGTTGCCGATGCAGGGATAACTGTCGAGCAATTTAAGGACCTGTTGTGATAACGAAACTCGCCATGCTGTTCGATATGGAAGCCAACCGGGAACTGAAAGGATAAATAATCTCCGAAAAGAAGAATATCGCTTTATTTCCGGCGCATCCCGCACAAATATGGATTTTAAAGCAAGTTGCCGAAGGACTTAAGGATTACGCAAATATCGCATGGGTGATTCGAGACAAAGATATATCTCTGAAATTGGCGAAGCTTCTTGGAATCGACTACGAGACATTTTCAAAGGCCTCGACAGGTTATACCGGCAACGGAATCGAGATTCTCAAAAACACCGCCAAAGCGATTTCTTACATTAGAAAAAACAATATCGATATTTGGGTCTCAAAATACGGCGCGGCGCACATCGCCTCGTGGCTTACTCGGAAGAAATCCATAGCTTTTATCGATGACGATATCGAGTTGGTTCCCCTCGTGGCCTGGACGAGTTTCCCGTTTGCGAAAAAGATTATTGCGCCCGAAGTCACAAGGACAGGAAGATTCGATAAAAAAACAATCCGTTTTAAAGGAAATTTCGAACTGTTCTATCTTCATCCTAAGAGATTCGCGCCGGATACAGCTATATATAACGATCTCGGAATTAATAGAAACGATAAGTTCGCGGTTATCCGACTTTCGGCTTTGACGGCTCATCACGATATCGGGAAAAAAGGAATAAGCCAAAAACTTCTGGATGGCGTATTAGACGTCGTCAAAGATCGAATGCATGTTTTTATTACCAGTGAGAAGCCTCTCGACTCAAAATTCGAAGAATTCAGGATGCCGATTCCGCCCCATAAAATTCA encodes the following:
- a CDS encoding nucleotidyltransferase family protein; its protein translation is MRKGKMVKKIDKIIDSIVPILARNNARRAALFGSVISDNFDEQSDVDILVELDDSLSLLDYIGIIIELEDKLGRKVDLVEYDTIKPALKDEIERSALRIL
- a CDS encoding type II toxin-antitoxin system HicB family antitoxin: MEYAIALKKTDDGYSVWVPGLPGCWSQGKTREEAVFNIKDAIALYIEVARELAGSEAEMIEVAIA
- a CDS encoding glycosyltransferase family 2 protein, which gives rise to MFRDKKIAVVIPAYNEERLIAKTIETLPDFVDKIIVVDDKSKDKTAEIVERIVNGDERVILLKHEKNRGNGTARATGFKKCLELDIDIVVTLDGDNQMDPDDMAALLDPIVDGRADFTKGNRLVTGEAWKKIPHIRYLGNSALTFMTKIASGYWQVTDSQCGYTAATIKVYKTIPLDKIYSDYGVFNDLLVTLNIFNFRVMDVPVAPIYGIGEKSGMKLRKVLFYMPFLMLKLFIRRMVQKYIIRDFHPLIFFYAFGGFLFLLDIPLIVRLLYYWIITTHIPKINALAILFCTFMGMQSILFAMLFDMEANRELKG
- a CDS encoding DUF86 domain-containing protein — encoded protein: MTKRNEVYFKDIIESIDIIKDYTKGKNINDFSNNQLLQDGVIRRLEIIGEAVKKIDPNLKKECPNIKWRQIAGMRDVLIHDYFGVNIKRVWNVIESDLDNLKNELLSIMKEI
- a CDS encoding ABC transporter ATP-binding protein, producing MLKAENISKSYREGAGSKLKVLEDLSIELFAGQVVSITGESGVGKSTLLHVLGFLDTPDLGTILFNKLDISKLTDSQLSRIRNSEIGFIFQFHYLLPEFDARENISLPALLAGTNRTSAEKSADEILSEIGLSNRANHFPNELSGGEQQRIALARALINKPKLILADEPTGNLDSKNEEHLVELLIKLSRNIGTAVVLATHNRELAKMADHSYLLKDKKLFLNR
- a CDS encoding UvrB/UvrC motif-containing protein produces the protein MEKCYICKDNPGEVRCVIIVKGEKIIQYLCQDCARKAGIAEQAKFNRKAKNSSIKFKAEKQDIFCSNCKLSFSQFLRTGLFGCPQCYSAFERFIADILKGIHSATYHKGRGPGKERTFDLVQLKWKLSEAVIEENFEKAAELRDEIFKLQKDSN
- a CDS encoding glycosyltransferase family 39 protein, which gives rise to MPKMENGTKITGILDKFSRPQFIFLIALITIPLCYFIFNPQPSLIDDNFHYMNLAQQLYSGEGYTSPYSIEAIPETHVAPGFPFILSLIMRFAGNGKPIIALKLFNNICYLLAIIFLALVFDKHLKVNRWVSFFFSIFMVFNVEISRYASMVTTEAPFLLFSILTIFLFLEYAQEKKFLYFLFASLSTVAALYIRIPGAPLAVISFIWLIWRKDYKKAVLYAVIVGALVGIWVFPLLFSGEFRYMSQLGRGGLDTSKYGRFGSFTSRYFHHLFSYIFKYIPSLFIPHHLVFLHRGSEISIFSWLGLILGIPFTAFTVWGTVRTFRDKKNNLVTLYAVLYYLIYSVFGSHGTRYASYAFPFIFYIAILGFWAFLEWAKLKRAWRLVIATVLLGLMVFLEGFPAFLSDTKLTSVTRAYYKQHGSEYTELGQLYRYKQELSVLKMHKAFRWCAKNLPEGDVILASQYRTAHFLTDHHVVVPLHVQKYFKVGFRGFIADKSIAEIDSLGEWVLDNKATYIVFDPIYNISSYFIAPMMSRYQECFEEIYRTEQPKTMIFSVDTTCLRSSISKGNQKYVDYYKSLYKAKVAKKEKQIDSLLALRVNIDEESEIANICRTHSYLIDMKNQEEAQMFFEGALVLFPDDPDLWMNRGIDLNQAGMNDMSIIALEKAKALGADEADCYNNIATAYANLKDYDNSRENFEMAAKLEPNDPLIFRNLFSVMVYQGDLQSAEKLINEQLARTDVDSSFVEQIRAMQTQYQNWKANKPTR
- a CDS encoding type II toxin-antitoxin system RelE/ParE family toxin, which gives rise to MRKLKGQFEGSFRLRMGKYRIIYRIIEREKTVEVIMIIHRGKGY